In the Lutra lutra chromosome 12, mLutLut1.2, whole genome shotgun sequence genome, AGACTCCATTCCGAGCCGGGCCCTGTCCCCACGTGCTCCCTTGCCGCTGAGGGACGGGGTGTCTGAGTGCTGCCGTCCACAGACGgggccctgtccctcccctcttgGGGTGGGAGCCATCCAGCCGTAGGAGCAGACTGTCGCGGGTCCTGGCCCCTCTTTGGGGAGGGAACCACAGGGGCTCAGGCAGACGGAGGGCGACCGAGGACACGCAGACACACGGTGATAGACTCCAGATTCCGGACCTGGGGTCCAGTGAGCCGGTCTCCTGAAGTGGGGAGGTCTCCGGCCCTCGgagccctccctgtctcccttagCAGACGTGGGCGGGGGGCCGGGCACGGGCCGTGTGGACCAGCCCCAGTAGCAGGTGGGCCCCTGCGGCAGGGATTAGGCCAAGGGTAGCCACAGATTTCATCTTTGCTACCGATCCCGACCTCGCGGCCAGGAGTGAGCCCGGTGGTTGGGACGCGGCGGCCGCTGTGCTGGTGGGAATGAGGAGCGGCGACCTGCTCGCTGCACCTTCCTGTCATCTGGGCTGAGCATCGGCCATCGCCGAACCAGGGGACGGGAGTGGGGTCTCTGTCCTTTGAGGACAAAACACTGCTGTTTGGCATGGTCCTGGGGTAGGGGTACTGTGGCAGGACCCAGAGTCTTTGCTTTGGGTACAGTTACACGATCGCTGACTCTTCTCTTGTCCCCCGTAGCTGGGAGCGTCCACCCGCCCTCCACCAGCATGGCGACATCCTCCCAGTACCGCCAGCTGCTGAGCGACTACGGGCCGCCGTCTCTCGGCTACACCCAGGTACGGCAGTGGGGGGATGTGTGATGGGTGGGAGGGGCCATGGGGCTGGCCTGGGCACCAAGGGGACATGCTTCCCGCCATCCGGGCAGGAGAGCGGCTGGGACAGACACAGTAGACGTGACGGGATGGAACAGTCATCTGGACTTTCACCATGGCCCTGGCCAGCCTCCAGTCTCAAGCCTCGAGGCATCAGGGCGAGGGGTGGGATGTGTGTTTCACGGGGGTCCTGAGAGGTGGGGGGCGGAGAGCCCgaggagaggctgggaaggcCTGAGGGCTGCACACCCTGTTGGGGCCACTGGCCACGTGTGTCCCTGTGGCGGGGGTCTCTGGACTGGACTCCTGAGGAAGTGAGGCCTGACCTGGGCTCTGGATCTGCGCCTGGGCAGGGGAGAGCGGACCCTGTTCTCACTCCCTCCCTTCAGGTCGTGGCCCCAGCAAAGAGGAGGACAGGGCCCTATCCTTCTGGAGCCCAGATGTGCATCATTGGGAACGGAGGTCCTTGAGCCGGGCCACGGGGGTTCTCGGTGGTTCTGCCCCCTGCTTGGCAGCCTTGTAGAGATCTTCCTCACCGCCCAGCGGGGTCAGTGCTGGCACTGGCCTCACTGGCTGTCGCCGGTGGACGGACCTGGCCAGGCCGCACGCCTCGGTGCCCTCTGGCCGTAGCCGCCGTTGGGTTCTCTGCCGTCACTGGAACGCAGCGGCATTCTAGGGTCGCCGCGGAGGCTGTCCCAGGGAGAGGGTGGCGGCCGGCCATGCCGCGCCAGGCCGTGCTGTCCCAGGAGCAGATGCGGGACCTGGGCCAGGACCGCCAGAGAAAGCGGCAGTGGGAGGATGGCAGGGAGGACTACCGGGCCAGGAGGCGATGTCCGGAGGGTGCTGGGGAGCTGAGCGAGGACAGGAGGAAGGCCCTGGAGGCAGGACACGGaggtggcagaggaggagggaggagtagGCGAGGGCCTTGAGGGGGCCCCCGGGGACCCCAGCCTCACTCATCGGGGTGCTTACTTGGGCTATGGGTGGGGTCTAGGGAAAAAGGTGTTTTGTGGGGTGAGCCCTGCCGGCGGAGGGGGCAAATGAGTGAATTGAAACACGTTCTGTGTTCTGTCCGGACGGTCTTCGGCAATTCTTTGTAGTCCTGCTGACCCCAAGGTGTGGCCCCCGTCTCGACCCCGTGCTCTGGACCGTCCTCCCCTGGGATGTACATGTGCATCGCCTAGGTCCTGGGAAGTACCTGGTGGTTGCCGAGACAAGCCGgtccttcttttttctcatctgagaTTTTAAAAGCTTTCTGGAGGCTGCTGGTGGTTTCGTTCTCTGCAGGAGGACGGCAGAGAGGCCCAGCTCTCTGGTCTGCGGTTACCCCTCAAGGTGGACCAGCCTGGCCCCCCCACAGACGGCCGCTCCGGGAGACTAGGCCAGGCTGCCCTGCCTCCAGGAGCCGCCTCAGGGCcaggcctctccctgccctgtcctCTCTGTGGCTGGCGTATGGTGCTGTCCTGACTTTGGCCTTGGGGTGAGGTTAGGGATCGGTCCATGTAAGCTCTTCCTTCTGATTCTAGGGAACAGGGAacagccaggtaccccaaagcAAGTATGCTGAGCTGCTGGCCATCATtgaggagctggggaaagagatCAGACCCACGTACGCTGGGAGCAAGAGTGCCATGGAGAGACTAAAACGGGGTAAGTAATGGGACCCAGACTCCCCTGACGGGTGCCGCCTCCCtgtggggtgtgtggggaggtCCCCTGTGCCTCAGGGGCTCTCAAATCGTTAATCCGGTGTGGAGGTCTCCACAAGGGCGGGGGTGGGCCATGGGATGAAGGTGTTCTTGGGATCTGACAGGAGGGCCTCCTGTGCCTTCTGGGAGGGTCTGTatgctttaaaaaaggaatctttaTAGCCCAGATCCTGCTGTTTTGTCTGTTGCCTGCTCTGCCCAGCAGTCTGTTGGCTGCTGCTGGGCCCAGGGAGCTGCAGGAGGCCAGACGCGCCAggcttttccttctctgggcgGGCCGGGGACACGGGGTGGTGAGGTCCTGGGTCCTGTGTTGCCCTCTGTTGGAGCAGAGCCCGAGGGAGCGCCTGGGCCCGTGCTAGTctgggagggagagcaggaacgCTCTGAAGTTCTTGGTGATTGCAGAGGGCAGACAGGAGCATGATGTCACAGAAAACCAGTGACTCACGTGAAGACGTGACTACGTGACTGACCAGCTGATCGGAGCGGCTGGGAGGGGGGGCATGAAATCGGCTGGCACCTCGCGAAGTCAccggggtggaggggagaagagcATTTCTGTTCTAGAAGGTGGCGGTGCAGAACAGCAGTGGCCTAAGTGCGAATTAATTGTGGGAGGGATCTGGTGTTTCCGAGGAAGGCTGCAGAGGCGAGTCTGGAGTGAATCTGGGGCATAAAGGGGGGCTTCTGTGGAGGCCAGGACTCCACAGTGGTGGGCGAGGCTGGCTGAGTACAGCAGTGGGCTTCCCTGGTGTTTATGAAGCCGTCGTGGACAGGGCTTGTCGGGGGGCGGTGAACCCCGACCCACCCCCAGGGGCTGGGGCGGGTGAGCATCATTCTGTGTCCAGACCTCTGTTtggaggcaggggaagcaagaCAGTCCTGACATCTGGAGTTCTGGCCACCCGTGTGGAAATCCCTGGGAAGATGCTGGACCCCAGAGTCTAACAGGTGATCTGCAGTCACCCTAAAAAGCCAGTGGGTTCAGTCCAGCCGATGCATGTGCCTCGTGATGGCTCCAGGGCAAGTGCTGTGTGAACAGCTGGTCCCATGGTCACGCTCACCAGTAGCCGAGTCCAGGCCAGGCAAGTTCATGTCCGAGCAGGGTAAAGAAGGGTCATAAAGGGTCATAAAGGCTCACGGGTAGGTAGGTCAGCAAACTATAACTGATAGGCCAagaatgttttttagtttttaatggcGGGAGATGATTCtttggggctcctaggtggctcagtcgttaagcgtctgcctttggctcaggtcatgatcccagagtccttgggtcgagccccgtgtccgcctccctgctaagcaggggtctgcttctccctctcccactccccctgcttgggctcgctccctcactgtgtctctgtcaaataaataaataacgtcttaagaaaaaaaagattctgtgaCTCGTGAAACTGATCTGTAGCTCAGACTTCAGCGTTGGTAATAAAGGGTTATTGGAAGATGGCCACACCCATTGCTTCCCTAGTGGCTGCTTGAACGGTTGTGACAGAGCCTAGGTGGCCTGCAAAGCCTGAGATATTTACTCGTCtggccctttctggaaaaaagtCTTCTGAAGCTCGCAGATAAGATATGTGGGATGTGGCCACCTGCGTGACATGGGGATGTCATTCATAATGCCCTCTGGCTGTCCCCTCTCAGAAGGAGTACATTCTTTGTGCCTGTTAAAACGAGATTAGTATCTCACCGAGATTAGTATCTCACGGCATTCACTAAAGGCAAcgacaataaaaaacaaaaaaaccaactcaACAACCAAATGGTAGCCAGCAaaccagagagaggagacaggcagGGGAGTGATGGGGCGGAAGGTGCTCTCGGCACCCGGCGGGCAACAGTCACAGTGGACCAAGGTTGGACATAAAGGAGCAGTCTTGCATCCTAACTGTGCAGGCTGGACACTGGACAAGCCCTTTCTAGGACTTAGAATATgaagaagccagagaaaaatcACGATTGGAAGACCTGGACTCTGCAGAGTGGGTCAGGCTTACTGAAAGCAAGTGGAGACGCACCTTCTTCAGTCCTCTGACGGCCTGACCTGCCAAGAGAGCTTGCTGGTCATCCCCGGTGTAAGGGAAGGGATTGGTAGGAGCCATGAAGAGGAGTCTGGGCTAGGAGGGAAGGCCTTCGAGGTGGGGTTTTCAAACCGCCGGAATTGCAGAGTGGTTTGGATGCAGGTCTCGAGGTCCCTTCCAGGGCGAGGGCTTTTCAGCTGGGTTGCATGGGGCCCTCTTCCTCTCCGGGAGTGGGTTCTGCTGGACCTCAGCCTCTGTTTCTCCTCCAGGCATCATTCACGCCAGAGGACTGGTTCGAGAGTGCTTGGCGGAAACGGAACGGAATGCCCGATCCTAGCTGCCGATCAGCGCAGAAGGTTTTCCATCTTTGTCTAAGACCAGAAGTTACAGCTCATCTCCCATGTTCAGATGAAACTCTTTGCTTTCAAAATGGTAACAGTTTGGTTTCTCCTTCCCACGTCCCTCCTGTGGTTCACGAGGCTCTGAGATTGAGAAATATTTTGCAGTGGACTAGGATTTACGTTTTCTATAGTTAGGAATTACccaggggtttttgtttttttgtttttgtttttctcctaagcATTGATTTAAAAGATGCACGTAAAAGATACCTATCTCACAGCAGAGCTCCCAGTTACGTTACCCAGATTGTTCTCCATTCTTTTTCATAAGCTAATACAACtctgagggtttttttggtttgttttgttttttgagtgcaTACGTTTGCCCCACGGTGTGTGTTCCGCTTAATATAACTTCTTTTGTGCTTAAGCATTTGCTTGCATGACTACGAGTGCTTTGaggtcaattttaaaaaatgcacaagtTATAAATACAGAAGAGAGAGCAACCCTACCGAACCTGACCTAACAAgatccccctcaccccccagttTTCCTGCCAAGACTGTGTGTGGATGTCAGTTCTGCTTTTCCCGTAAGGTGATCTAAACATCTGGAAGAAAAATGACTAAAACTGTTTGCatctttgtatgtatttattacttGATGTAATAAAGCTTATTTTCATTAACAATTTGTATTAAGGTGTGGGTTCCTTGAATTCTTAAATGTTggttgttttgtgtatttttttttaagtgatattttaaaaaaatagctcctTGGGGGCACCTAGCCGGCTCAGTCCCTAGaggtgcaactcttgatctggggcttgtgagttcgagccccacatcgcgtGTGGTGGTGACTTAAcaatcaaatctttaaaacaaaacaaaacgaaaaaccGCTCCTTCAACGCGAGAGAGATCCCTGCCCCAGAGGGTTTGCCCACCTGGTCCCAGAAACATTTTGCGTGCCGATGGCTGAAACATCCCGGGCCGAGGAAGGCAGTTGTTTGCCTAAGTCGGAAGGTGGAGGTCAGGCAGAGCTGCATCCTGGTGCATCGTGACTGCTGTGGACACGGGTGCCCGCCAGGGAAGTGAGCAGGAACATTAGTGGAGGGGTCTTACTGACTCTTCCCGCTGCCTGCCCACAGTGAGGCCGTTCTCAGCTTCCAGATGCTTGTCCTGTGAGCATTTCCGGGCTGCTCCAGGAGTCTAGTTCTCCTACAAGGTGGCCTCTGGACTCCTGTGAGCTTCCTCTGGTGCCCGGGGACAATCCGCCGCCCTGGTGCTCGGGAAGGCTGGCCTGCGCTGGCTGTGCTGAGACTGTGGGGTGAGCCCCAGCAGCAACCCCCAAAGGGATTTGGTGGTGATTTTTACTCCATTCCTGAGGCACTAACTAAGCCCTGGTCACCACCATCCGTGGTGACCTGGAGACCGAGACAAAGGAGGGATGGGGTCAGTTTtgcaggcaggagggaagggcccAGCCACGACGGGTCCAAAGGCGGGTAAGGGACTCAAGGGAGCGGGCATATCTATGTCTGTTTCATGCACAAATTCCAAAAGGTACAAGAGAGGAGACAGATTGAAGCCTCTGTCTCTGCTGTCTACAGCCCCCAAATTTCTCTTTCCACTGTTACCCGCTTGTCATGTACTCTTCCAGGCGCGTGGCTACCTTCTGAATGGAGGTCCATGTGGGGACGGGTCCTGGGTGCTGCGACCGGCCTCCAGAGCCTTGCACTGAAGCTTAAGCTTCCAGACCAGCTCGCTCTGAGGTGAGAAGAGCCTTACCCTCTGCCTTAAAGGAGAATTTCTTTGGACACAGGTACTGGGCACACGGTCTGTGCGTGCTGAATGGGCTGGTTTTGACTGCAGGTCCTGTCTGACGGTGGCCTTTTCCCGTCATGGTTtttcccctacttttttttttttttttaagattttatttatttatttgacagagatcacaagtaggcagagaggcaggcagagagagagggggaagcaggctccccgctgagcacagcaccctatgcggggctcaatcccaggaccctgggatcatgacccgagccgaaggcagaggctttaacccactgagccacccaggcaccctcccctaCTTGTTTTATGGGTAAACCCCAGATGTGTTCTGACAAGCCAAGCTATTACCTCTGCCTAAAAGACCCACACAATTGTGGGGTCAGATCCAGCTTGAGTGATGGCCTTGTGCAAATTCACAATCAGGTTTCTGGAAACTCCTCTCATAAATCCACTTGTAAACCCATAGGGaatgttgtgtattttttttttaagaaagctctACCCCCGttgtgggtctcaaactcatgaccctgaaatcaaagAGTTCCATGctccaacaactgagccagccaggcgcccccaaaatgccACTAATGTTTGACTCCCTtccacagttttccaaaaaaAGTGGAACttcctgggggagcctgggtggctcagtcgttaaacatctgccttttgcctttggcttgggtcgtgatctcagggtcctgggatcgagccccctattaggctccctacttagcagggagcctgcttctccctctccagctttccttgcttgcgttccctctcttgctatctctgtcataaataaataaaatctttaaaaaaatttttaattaaaaaaaatggaacttattattaatgctttttttcaaaaagttttatttttaacctttgatAATAAAACAAGACAATCACACAAAtatgcagcttaaaaaaaaatacagtgacatCTTTATAACTAGACCCCCAGGTCCAGAAAGAACTTTGTCAGCCATCCACAGCCCCTCTGGGTGTCCTATCATGATCACCCCTTTCCGCCCCACAAAAAATAGCCGCTGTGTCTCTTTATAGTTTTATTCTCAAAATGTGTGTCTTTATTCGTCACAGTTTAgtccaccatttaaaaaattttgatttaaaaatgttaagtctgtcagaaatacagaaatcCTAGAGTAACGCTTGAGATGGGATGGAACTCCCCTTTATTCCTTGGAAACATCTGGCaggttcttttattttcttttatttattttatttagttttttagagACACGGAGTGCgcaagcatgagcagggcggGAGAGGGAGTGTGGGCACAGACGGAGgcggagagagactcttaagcaggctcccagcccagcagggagcccaatgcagggcttgatcccacgaccttgagatcatgacctgagcttaggtcaacagttggatgcttaagtgactgagcatCCCAGACGCCCCTGCATCTGCAGGTTCTTTAGTTagaatctgtgattttttttagggACGCCCGGAGAgcgtgtgacttttgatctcgggatcagggttgtgagttcaagccccacgctggacGGAGgtcttaagaacaaaaacaaacggggtgcctgggtggctcagtgggttaaagcctctgccttcggctcaggtcatgatctcagggtcctgggatcgagccctgcatcgggctctctgctcagtggggagcctgcttcctcctctctctctgcctgcctctctgcctgctt is a window encoding:
- the CDK2AP1 gene encoding cyclin-dependent kinase 2-associated protein 1 isoform X1, with product MSYKPNLAAHMPAASLNAAGSVHPPSTSMATSSQYRQLLSDYGPPSLGYTQGTGNSQVPQSKYAELLAIIEELGKEIRPTYAGSKSAMERLKRGIIHARGLVRECLAETERNARS
- the CDK2AP1 gene encoding cyclin-dependent kinase 2-associated protein 1 isoform X2 — its product is MATSSQYRQLLSDYGPPSLGYTQGTGNSQVPQSKYAELLAIIEELGKEIRPTYAGSKSAMERLKRGIIHARGLVRECLAETERNARS